In Vigna radiata var. radiata cultivar VC1973A chromosome 3, Vradiata_ver6, whole genome shotgun sequence, the following proteins share a genomic window:
- the LOC106757395 gene encoding dirigent protein 2 — translation MANSTIFLCLNLSLLISLVTATYYQSLAPTLMGFREDKFTHLHFFFHDVVTGPNPSMVIVAEPNGKAKDALPFGTVVAMDDPLTAGPEPNSKLVGKAQGIYTSISQAEMGLMMVMTMAFTDGDFNGSSISVLARNMIMSEPVREMAIVGGTGAFRFARGYAQARFHSVDFSKGDAIVEYDVFVNHY, via the coding sequence ATGGCCAACTCTACCATTTTCCTTTGCCTTAACCTCTCTTTACTAATATCTCTCGTCACCGCCACTTACTATCAAAGCTTAGCCCCAACGCTAATGGGTTTCCGTGAAGACAAGTTCACTCatcttcacttcttcttccacgACGTAGTCACCGGGCCCAACCCCAGCATGGTCATTGTCGCCGAGCCCAACGGAAAAGCCAAGGACGCCCTTCCCTTCGGCACCGTCGTCGCCATGGACGACCCCTTGACTGCCGGACCCGAACCCAACTCCAAACTCGTGGGGAAGGCCCAGGGGATTTACACTTCCATTTCTCAGGCGGAGATGGGGCTTATGATGGTTATGACCATGGCCTTCACCGACGGAGACTTCAACGGCAGCAGCATAAGCGTGTTGGCCAGAAACATGATCATGAGCGAACCTGTTAGGGAAATGGCCATCGTTGGCGGCACTGGCGCTTTTCGCTTCGCTCGTGGCTATGCTCAGGCCAGGTTCCACTCCGTCGATTTCTCCAAAGGCGATGCCATCGTCGAATACGACGTCTTCGTCAACCACTATTGA